Proteins from a single region of Punica granatum isolate Tunisia-2019 chromosome 8, ASM765513v2, whole genome shotgun sequence:
- the LOC116187528 gene encoding uncharacterized protein LOC116187528: MYKDYNGKPTFTQILLASSLGLVLAAAMHFRLKKLRDQKIVPRVKLSDSGRVEKLEKFSHYVARQLGFKDRRECPHLCKLASEYMRKSEGCEDDIYTFFADEPDADSLFVKLVEEFERCTLSYFGFHWSHAELMISQVLSADAEPKRKFKDIIMAATREQRFERLTKNLKVARVFTTLVEEMKAIRTAANDDSQCTDVMVPVAHSDRSPVLLLMGGGMGAGKSTVLKDILKESFWAGAAGNAVIIEADAFKESDVIYRALSSRGHADMVKTAELVHQSSTDAASSLLVTALNEGRDVIMDGTLSWVPFVVQTITMTRNVHRHRYRMGVGYKVSDDGAVTENYWERIAEVEEQEEGKKRKPYRIELVGVVCDAYLAVIRGIRRAIMCRRAVRVKSQLKSHKRFANAFLTYCQLVDNARLYCTNALEGPPKLIGWKDRDKTLLVDPEEIDCLKTVGSLNEEADSINELYKDPNPVLEAGSVWKDIVLSPSRINIQQELKYSIQKVERSK; this comes from the exons ATGTATAAAG ACTATAATGGGAAGCCAACCTTCACACAGATCCTCCTGGCGTCCTCGCTGGGGCTGGTTCTTGCAGCAGCGATGCATTTCCGTCTCAAGAAGTTGAGGGATCAGAAGATTGTCCCCCGCGTCAAATTGTCCGACTCTGGACGTGTCGAGAAGCTCGAGAAGTTCTCTCATTACGTTG CTCGGCAGTTGGGATTCAAGGACAGGAGAGAATGTCCACATCTATGCAAATTAGCCTCCGAGTACATGAGGAAATCCGAAGGCTGTGAGGATGACATTTACACGTTCTTTGCGGACGAGCCGGACGCGGACTCGCTCTTCGTGAAGCTTGTGGAGGAGTTTGAGAGGTGCACTCTTAGTTACTTTGGTTTTCACTGGAGCCATGCCGAACTCATGATCAGTCAG GTGCTGAGCGCTGATGCTGAACCCAAGAGGAAGTTTAAGGACATTATCATGGCAGCGACAAG GGAGCAGAGATTCGAAAGGCTGACAAAGAACCTTAAGGTGGCCCGAGTTTTCACGACATTGGTGGAGGAGATGAAGGCGATCAGAACTGCAGCAAATGATGACTCCCAGTGCACCGATGTGATGGTGCCAGTGGCCCACAGCGATCGGAGTCCTGTCCTTCTCCTAATGGGCGGTGGTATGGGTGCCGGGAAGAGCACTGTCCTCAAGGACATCCTTAAAGA GTCATTTTGGGCAGGGGCTGCTGGGAATGCAGTGATCATCGAAGCAGATGCATTTAAGGAGTCCGATGTCATCTACAGAGCCCTCAGCTCCAGAGGGCATGCCGACATGGTCAAAACGGCCGAACTG GTGCATCAATCATCCACAGatgcagcatcttccctccTAGTGACGGCATTGAATGAGGGCCGGGATGTGATAATGGATGGAACGCTCTCGTGGGTCCCTTTTGTTGTGCAAACCATAACGATGACAAGAAACGTGCACCGCCACCGTTACAGGATGGGCGTTGGCTATAAGGTCTCTGATGATGGCGCTGTGACCGAGAACTACTGGGAGCGGATTGCAGAAGTTGAAGAGCaggaagaagggaaaaagaGGAAGCCCTACCGGATAGAGTTAGTTGGGGTCGTTTGCGATGCTTATTTGGCAGTAATCCGTGGCATAAG GAGGGCAATAATGTGTAGAAGAGCAGTGAGGGTAAAGTCTCAGCTGAAGTCCCACAAGAGATTTGCAAATGCTTTCCTGACTTACTGTCAATTAGTGGATAATGCCAGGCTATACTGTACCAATGCTTTGGAAGGCCCTCCTAAG TTGATAGGATGGAAGGACAGAGACAAGACCTTGCTGGTCGACCCCGAAGAGATAGATTGTCTAAAGACAGTAGGCAGCTTGAATGAAGAAGCAGACTCGATAAACGAACTCTACAAGGACCCGAACCCTGTGCTTGAAGCCGGTTCGGTATGGAAAGACATTGTATTATCTCCTTCGAGGATAAACATACAGCAAGAGCTCAAGTACTCCATTCAGAAAGTTGAACGATCCAAGTGA
- the LOC116187556 gene encoding 5-dehydro-2-deoxygluconokinase isoform X2, with the protein MNLNTATLKSPILSPPSHPTPIPPRLLLNPPPIPSPYRPYCSSVSGVCSGGVVAVFPSKHNQLRHCTSFFCSASTTTSDGYSRPVVKDIDVATLGNLCVDIVLSVPQLPPPAPEDRKAYMEQLSSCPPDKQFWEAGGNCNSAIAAARLGLHCAAIGHVGDEIYGHFLLDVLKNEGIGMVGMVEDADVNSSNASYETLLCWVLVDPLQRHGFCSRADFSKEPAFNWVTELSGEVKMAIRRSKILFCNGYGFDDLSPALIMAAIDYAVEVGTSIFFDPGPRGKSLSRGSPEERLALNKFLQKSDVLLLTSDEAESLTGINDPVLAGQKLLNRGARTKWVVVKMGARGSIIITRSSISCAPAFKEQVHQYHICWLTICIKLDTPPTSGECCRYSWMWRQLCSGHCFRIYP; encoded by the exons ATGAATCTCAACACTGCAACCCTAAAGTCCCCAATCCTCTCCCCGCCCTCCCATCCCACCCCAATCCCTCCTCGATTGCTGCTAAACCCTCCCCCCATTCCTTCCCCATACAGGCCCTATTGCTCCTCCGTCTCCGGCGTCTGCAGCGGCGGCGTAGTTGCCGTCTTCCCATCCAAACACAACCAACTCCGCCACTGTACCTCCTTCTTCTGCTCTGCCAGTACCACCACCAGCGATGGCTACAGCAGACCCGTCGTTAAGGATATCGATGTCGCCACGCTGGGGAACCTCTGCGTTGATATTGTCCTCAGCGTTCCCCAGCTGCCTCCGCCCGCTCCTGAAGATAGGAAGGCTTACATGGAGCAGCTATCTTCTTGTCCGCCCGATAAG CAATTCTGGGAAGCTGGGGGCAACTGCAATTCAGCAATAGCAGCTGCTAGGCTGGGGCTTCACTGTGCTGCAATAGGTCATGTAGGTGACGAAATCTATGGTCATTTTCTCTTAGATGTGCTGAAGAATGAGGGTATTGGAATGGTCGGGATGGTTGAAGATGCTGATGTTAACAGTTCCAATGCCTCCTATGAAACCCTTCTTTGCTGGGTTCTTGTGGACCCACTGCAGAGGCATGGTTTCTGCAG CCGAGCCGATTTCAGCAAAGAACCTGCATTCAATTGGGTGACTGAACTATCTGGGGAGGTAAAGATGGCAATTAGACGGTCAAAGATCCTCTTCTGCAATGGTTACGGCTTTGATGATCTCTCTCCTGCTCTAATAATGGCAGCTATAGATTATGCTGTTGAAGTTGGAACATCAATATTTTTCGATCCTGGACCGCGAGGAAAAAGTCTTTCTAGAGGTTCCCCAGAAGAACGCCTGGCTCTTAACAAATTCTTGCAAAAGAGCGATGTTCTTCTTCTTACTTCTGATGAG GCCGAGTCTCTAACTGGTATCAATGACCCAGTCCTGGCAGGACAGAAATTACTGAATCGAGGGGCACGCACAAAGTGGGTGGTTGTTAAAATGGGTGCTAGGGGCTCCATTATCATTACCAGATCAAGTATATCATGTGCACCGGCATTCAAG GAACAAGTTCATCAGTATCACATCTGTTGGCTTACAATATGTATCAAACTTGATACTCCTCCAACGTCCG GTGAATGTTGTAGATACAGTTGGATGTGGAGACAGCTTTGTAGCGGCCATTGCTTTCGGATTTATCCATAG
- the LOC116187555 gene encoding putative pentatricopeptide repeat-containing protein At1g12700, mitochondrial: MAAKPSPATITASRSKLSSFFVASFPPIINPNETSTSKPRTQSKSLPGRKFFMSGAVSPEEAAVLFDRMIGIQPPPRSSSFNPLLASLARNRHFSVAISLAQKLSTSGLLLSYVGLHILLNCLCCSGQTQDGFAVLGSILRRGYRANTVTCTSLIKGLCYEDRIGEAVDLFKKMVRFGCRPNVVTYGTLINGLCRTGNTNIALRLHEEMVSATDGDGRFLCPPNIVCYGAMIDGLCKEGLIDRAQELFSEMKGNGISPDVIAYSSLIHGLCKMGNMDQGKALFDEMVDQGVPPNAVTYNILIDVQCREGKMKETEEILEVMIQRGVDPDLFTYNTMMDGFVRAGQICKARKLLDDMVEKRFELDAVSYNVLINGYCKSGRIEEALDLFKKMVREGVKPTIISYNTLLTGLFQKGLVKDAKEMFGEMAIRGTNPNRTTYNILFDGLCKNDHLSEATEMFHSRDRKIKPTLKMFNSLIDGQCKAGNLESAWEIFHQLPDNGLVPSVVTYSIMINGLCKKGLLEEAERFLTVMEAEGCAPNVVTFNTLMLAFCQNNEPMKVVQLLRKMAKNNVSPDILTASTVFKLLSEDENYHDYFDLLPAFPAQHSKS, encoded by the coding sequence ATGGCCGCTAAGCCTTCTCCGGCCACCATCACCGCTTCAAGGTCGAagctttcttcatttttcgTCGCATCCTTCCCTCCCATCATAAACCCTAACGAAACCTCCACATCAAAACCCCGCACCCAAAGCAAATCTCTCCCAGGAAGGAAGTTCTTCATGTCCGGCGCCGTCTCTCCCGAGGAAGCCGCCGTCTTGttcgaccgcatgataggtaTCCAACCCCCGCCCCGTTCATCATCGTTCAACCCGCTGTTGGCTTCGCTCGCTAGGAATAGGCATTTCTCTGTTGCAATTTCGCTTGCCCAGAAGCTGAGCACTTCCGGGTTGTTGCTCAGTTATGTCGGACTGCACATTCTGTTGAACTGCCTCTGTTGTTCTGGTCAGACCCAGGATGGTTTTGCGGTCCTGGGATCGATTCTTCGCCGGGGATACAGGGCGAACACTGTGACATGTACGTCTCTGATTAAGGGACTGTGTTATGAGGATAGAATTGGAGAGGCGGTTGATTTGTTTAAAAAGATGGTTCGCTTCGGGTGCAGGCCGAATGTTGTCACGTATGGGACTTTGATCAACGGGCTATGCAGGACCGGGAATACGAATATAGCTCTTAGGTTACATGAGGAAATGGTTAGTGCTACTGATGGTGATGGCAGGTTCCTCTGTCCGCCCAATATAGTCTGCTATGGTGCGATGATCGACGGGCTGTGCAAAGAGGGGCTAATCGATAGGGCACAGGAGCTCTTCTCGGAGATGAAGGGTAATGGGATCTCGCCAGATGTGATTGCTTATAGTTCGTTGATTCACGGGCTGTGCAAGATGGGGAACATGGACCAGGGCAAGGCTTTGTTTGATGAGATGGTGGATCAGGGAGTGCCACCTAATGCCGTGACCTACAATATTCTGATCGATGTTCAGTGCAGGGAAGGGAAGATGAAGGAAACGGAGGAAATTCTCGAGGTGATGATTCAAAGGGGAGTAGACCCTGATTTGTTTACCTACAACACGATGATGGACGGATTTGTTCGTGCAGGTCAGATCTGTAAGGCCAGAAAGCTTTTGGATGACATGGTTGAGAAGAGGTTCGAGCTCGATGCAGTGAGTTACAACGTGTTGATTAACGGGTATTGCAAAAGTGGGAGGATCGAAGAAGCTTTGGACTTGTTCAAGAAAATGGTAAGAGAGGGGGTTAAACCCACAATCATCTCGTATAACACCCTATTAACTGGGCTTTTCCAGAAGGGTTTGGTGAAAGATGCAAAGGAAATGTTCGGAGAAATGGCCATCCGTGGTACTAACCCAAATAGGACCACGTACAACATCTTGTTTGATGGGCTCTGCAAGAATGATCATCTCTCAGAAGCTACGGAGATGTTCCATTCACGGGATCGCAAGATTAAACCGACTTTGAAGATGTTCAATAGCCTTATTGATGGGCAGTGTAAAGCTGGGAATCTCGAATCTGCATGGGAGATCTTTCACCAATTGCCCGACAATGGTCTAGTCCCATCTGTTGTGACGTACTCAATCATGATCAATGGGCTCTGCAAGAAAGGGCTGCTAGAAGAGGCTGAGCGGTTCCTGACGGTGATGGAAGCAGAGGGCTGTGCTCCGAATGTGGTGACTTTTAACACACTGATGCTTGCTTTTTGTCAGAACAATGAGCCCATGAAAGTGGTTCAGCTTCTGCGGAAAATGGCAAAGAATAATGTCTCACCTGACATTTTGACTGCATCAACAGTCTTTAAACTGCTCTCAGAGGACGAGAATTATCACGACTACTTCGATTTGCTCCCAGCATTTCCTGCTCAACATAGCAAGTCATGA
- the LOC116187556 gene encoding fructokinase-1 isoform X1 has product MNLNTATLKSPILSPPSHPTPIPPRLLLNPPPIPSPYRPYCSSVSGVCSGGVVAVFPSKHNQLRHCTSFFCSASTTTSDGYSRPVVKDIDVATLGNLCVDIVLSVPQLPPPAPEDRKAYMEQLSSCPPDKQFWEAGGNCNSAIAAARLGLHCAAIGHVGDEIYGHFLLDVLKNEGIGMVGMVEDADVNSSNASYETLLCWVLVDPLQRHGFCSRADFSKEPAFNWVTELSGEVKMAIRRSKILFCNGYGFDDLSPALIMAAIDYAVEVGTSIFFDPGPRGKSLSRGSPEERLALNKFLQKSDVLLLTSDEAESLTGINDPVLAGQKLLNRGARTKWVVVKMGARGSIIITRSSISCAPAFKVNVVDTVGCGDSFVAAIAFGFIHSLPLVSTLTIANAVGAATATGCGAGRNVATLDKVLQIMRAANLNEDDQFWSSLLSRKPGSHEITILSKTAINGSGGGSNSVSLQKLIFELLPKLEPPRVKDTVPS; this is encoded by the exons ATGAATCTCAACACTGCAACCCTAAAGTCCCCAATCCTCTCCCCGCCCTCCCATCCCACCCCAATCCCTCCTCGATTGCTGCTAAACCCTCCCCCCATTCCTTCCCCATACAGGCCCTATTGCTCCTCCGTCTCCGGCGTCTGCAGCGGCGGCGTAGTTGCCGTCTTCCCATCCAAACACAACCAACTCCGCCACTGTACCTCCTTCTTCTGCTCTGCCAGTACCACCACCAGCGATGGCTACAGCAGACCCGTCGTTAAGGATATCGATGTCGCCACGCTGGGGAACCTCTGCGTTGATATTGTCCTCAGCGTTCCCCAGCTGCCTCCGCCCGCTCCTGAAGATAGGAAGGCTTACATGGAGCAGCTATCTTCTTGTCCGCCCGATAAG CAATTCTGGGAAGCTGGGGGCAACTGCAATTCAGCAATAGCAGCTGCTAGGCTGGGGCTTCACTGTGCTGCAATAGGTCATGTAGGTGACGAAATCTATGGTCATTTTCTCTTAGATGTGCTGAAGAATGAGGGTATTGGAATGGTCGGGATGGTTGAAGATGCTGATGTTAACAGTTCCAATGCCTCCTATGAAACCCTTCTTTGCTGGGTTCTTGTGGACCCACTGCAGAGGCATGGTTTCTGCAG CCGAGCCGATTTCAGCAAAGAACCTGCATTCAATTGGGTGACTGAACTATCTGGGGAGGTAAAGATGGCAATTAGACGGTCAAAGATCCTCTTCTGCAATGGTTACGGCTTTGATGATCTCTCTCCTGCTCTAATAATGGCAGCTATAGATTATGCTGTTGAAGTTGGAACATCAATATTTTTCGATCCTGGACCGCGAGGAAAAAGTCTTTCTAGAGGTTCCCCAGAAGAACGCCTGGCTCTTAACAAATTCTTGCAAAAGAGCGATGTTCTTCTTCTTACTTCTGATGAG GCCGAGTCTCTAACTGGTATCAATGACCCAGTCCTGGCAGGACAGAAATTACTGAATCGAGGGGCACGCACAAAGTGGGTGGTTGTTAAAATGGGTGCTAGGGGCTCCATTATCATTACCAGATCAAGTATATCATGTGCACCGGCATTCAAG GTGAATGTTGTAGATACAGTTGGATGTGGAGACAGCTTTGTAGCGGCCATTGCTTTCGGATTTATCCATAGCCTGCCTCTGGTCAGCACGTTAACAATCGCAAATGCAGTGGGGGCCGCTACTGCAACTGGCTGCGGAGCCGGCAGAAACGTAGCAACATTGGACAAAGTCCTCCAAATTATGAGAGCAGCGAACCTCAATGAGGATGACCAGTTCTGGAGCTCACTTCTCAGTAGAAAACCGGGCTCTCATGAGATTACAATCCTATCGAAGACGGCTATTAATGGAAGCGGTGGTGGGTCAAATAGTGTTTCCCTCCAAAAGCTAATATTTGAGCTCCTGCCTAAGCTGGAGCCTCCGCGAGTAAAGGATACAGTGCCTTCTTGA
- the LOC116187556 gene encoding 5-dehydro-2-deoxygluconokinase isoform X3 — protein sequence MNLNTATLKSPILSPPSHPTPIPPRLLLNPPPIPSPYRPYCSSVSGVCSGGVVAVFPSKHNQLRHCTSFFCSASTTTSDGYSRPVVKDIDVATLGNLCVDIVLSVPQLPPPAPEDRKAYMEQLSSCPPDKQFWEAGGNCNSAIAAARLGLHCAAIGHVGDEIYGHFLLDVLKNEGIGMVGMVEDADVNSSNASYETLLCWVLVDPLQRHGFCSRADFSKEPAFNWVTELSGEVKMAIRRSKILFCNGYGFDDLSPALIMAAIDYAVEVGTSIFFDPGPRGKSLSRGSPEERLALNKFLQKSDVLLLTSDEAESLTGINDPVLAGQKLLNRGARTKWVVVKMGARGSIIITRSSISCAPAFKLYY from the exons ATGAATCTCAACACTGCAACCCTAAAGTCCCCAATCCTCTCCCCGCCCTCCCATCCCACCCCAATCCCTCCTCGATTGCTGCTAAACCCTCCCCCCATTCCTTCCCCATACAGGCCCTATTGCTCCTCCGTCTCCGGCGTCTGCAGCGGCGGCGTAGTTGCCGTCTTCCCATCCAAACACAACCAACTCCGCCACTGTACCTCCTTCTTCTGCTCTGCCAGTACCACCACCAGCGATGGCTACAGCAGACCCGTCGTTAAGGATATCGATGTCGCCACGCTGGGGAACCTCTGCGTTGATATTGTCCTCAGCGTTCCCCAGCTGCCTCCGCCCGCTCCTGAAGATAGGAAGGCTTACATGGAGCAGCTATCTTCTTGTCCGCCCGATAAG CAATTCTGGGAAGCTGGGGGCAACTGCAATTCAGCAATAGCAGCTGCTAGGCTGGGGCTTCACTGTGCTGCAATAGGTCATGTAGGTGACGAAATCTATGGTCATTTTCTCTTAGATGTGCTGAAGAATGAGGGTATTGGAATGGTCGGGATGGTTGAAGATGCTGATGTTAACAGTTCCAATGCCTCCTATGAAACCCTTCTTTGCTGGGTTCTTGTGGACCCACTGCAGAGGCATGGTTTCTGCAG CCGAGCCGATTTCAGCAAAGAACCTGCATTCAATTGGGTGACTGAACTATCTGGGGAGGTAAAGATGGCAATTAGACGGTCAAAGATCCTCTTCTGCAATGGTTACGGCTTTGATGATCTCTCTCCTGCTCTAATAATGGCAGCTATAGATTATGCTGTTGAAGTTGGAACATCAATATTTTTCGATCCTGGACCGCGAGGAAAAAGTCTTTCTAGAGGTTCCCCAGAAGAACGCCTGGCTCTTAACAAATTCTTGCAAAAGAGCGATGTTCTTCTTCTTACTTCTGATGAG GCCGAGTCTCTAACTGGTATCAATGACCCAGTCCTGGCAGGACAGAAATTACTGAATCGAGGGGCACGCACAAAGTGGGTGGTTGTTAAAATGGGTGCTAGGGGCTCCATTATCATTACCAGATCAAGTATATCATGTGCACCGGCATTCAAG CTGTACTATTGA